The Carassius gibelio isolate Cgi1373 ecotype wild population from Czech Republic chromosome B14, carGib1.2-hapl.c, whole genome shotgun sequence genome has a segment encoding these proteins:
- the znf711 gene encoding zinc finger protein 711 produces the protein MDQGGGILELHKDLNMPHTMIMPDFGMGGLAHIDGEHIVVSVPEAVMVTDEGIMLEAEVVEGPDIMSESILGAEVAIQEADLMEETVPDQVFVAELMSPDDQSPLDHELVTAEVMVTDTETVIKAVDEEEEEEDVKSTSEDYLMISLDEVGEKLDIGDAPLKITADVGHDDEGSKEDEFSSEVIKVYIFKADGDEDVEIGSTEVVEESDFPNGHAALEPAASGRPTREKMLYMAVKDTSQGDEDINCSEMTDQVYMEVIVGEEEAPAITEAQLEDAPLNKTFVPAAWATAYGSSLESKNGAATPYLQISDSISTSRALKQKIRKKRRGETRQCQTAVIIGPDGQPLTVYPCHICGKKFKSRGFLKRHMKNHPDHIFKKKYQCTDCDFTTNKKVSFHNHLESHKLIIKSEKIPEYTEYTRRYHEASPLSSNKLILRDKEPKLHKCKYCEYETAEQGLLNRHLLAVHSKNFAHVCVECAKGFRHPSELKKHMRTHTGEKPYHCEHCDFQCADQSNLKTHIKSKHGTDLPIKCGHCPQAFADDQELQRHTDIFQGHKTHQCPHCEHKSTNSSDLKRHVISVHTKDFPHKCDVCEKGFHRPSELKKHAETHKGNKVHQCRHCEFKTSDPFALSRHILSVHTKDLPFKCKRCKRGFRHQNELKKHMKTHSGRKVYQCQYCEYNTTDASGFKRHVISIHTKDYPHRCDYCKKGFRRPSEKNQHILRHHKETLL, from the exons ATGGATCAAGGTGGAGGGATCCTGGAGCTTCACAAGGATCTAAACATGCCCCATACCATGATAATGCCAGATTTTG GGATGGGAGGCCTGGCCCACATCGACGGCGAGCACATTGTGGTGTCAGTGCCGGAGGCCGTGATGGTGACGGACGAGGGCATCATGCTGGAGGCTGAGGTGGTGGAGGGTCCTGACATCATGTCCGAATCCATCCTGGGGGCCGAGGTGGCCATCCAAGAGGCTGACCTGATGGAGGAGACGGTGCCCGATCAGGTGTTTGTGGCTGAGCTCATGTCTCCTGACGATCAGAGCCCGCTGGACCACGAGCTGGTGACCGCAGAGGTCATGGTGACGGACACAGAGACGGTCATTAAAGCAgtggatgaagaggaggaggaggaggatgtgaAGAGCACTTCGGAGGACTACCTCATGATCTCCT TGGATGAGGTCGGGGAAAAGCTAGACATTGGAGACGCACCTTTAAAGATCACTGCAGACGTGGGCCACGATGACGAAGGCTCGAAAGAGGATGAGTTCAGCTCCGAGGTCATTAAAGTTTACATCTTTAAGGCTGATGGAGATGAAGATGTGGAAATAG GCAGCACCGAGGTGGTGGAGGAGAGTGATTTCCCCAACGGACACGCAGCGCTGGAGCCGGCCGCTTCAGGAAGACCGACCAGAGAGAAGATGCTCTACATGGCTGTGAAGGACACCAGCCAAGGAGACGAGGACATCA ACTGCTCAGAGATGACTGACCAGGTGTATATGGAGGTCATCGTTGGGGAGGAAGAAGCTCCTGCTATCACTGAAGCACAGCTGGAGGACGCTCCGCTCAACAAGACCTTCGTTCCCGCCGCCTGGGCCACTGCTTATG GAAGCAGTCTTGAAAGTAAGAATGGTGCAGCCACCCCCTACCTGCAGATCTCTGACAGCATCAGCACAAGCAGAGCACTTAAACAAAAGATCAggaagaagaggagaggagagacacGCCAGTGCCAGACAG CTGTGATCATCGGTCCAGACGGCCAGCCCCTGACCGTCTACCCCTGCCACATCTGCGGCAAGAAGTTCAAATCACGCGGCTTCCTGAAGCGCCACATGAAGAATCACCCGGACCACATTTTCAAGAAGAAGTACCAGTGCACCGACTGCGACTTCACCACCAACAAGAAGGTGAGTTTCCACAACCACCTGGAGAGCCACAAGCTGATCATCAAGAGCGAGAAGATCCCGGAGTACACCGAGTACACGCGGCGCTACCACGAGGCCAGCCCGCTCAGCTCCAACAAGCTCATCCTGCGAGACAAGGAGCCCAAGCTGCACAAGTGCAAGTACTGCGAGTACGAGACGGCGGAGCAGGGGCTCCTCAACCGACACCTGCTGGCTGTGCACAGCAAGAACTTCGCTCACGTCTGCGTCGAGTGCGCCAAGGGCTTCCGGCACCCGTCGGAGCTCAAGAAGCACATGCGGACGCACACGGGCGAGAAGCCCTACCACTGTGAGCACTGCGACTTCCAGTGTGCAGACCAGTCCAATCTAAAGACTCACATAAAGAGCAAACACGGCACAGACCTGCCCATCAAGTGCGGCCACTGCCCGCAGGCCTTCGCCGACGACCAGGAGCTCCAGAGGCACACGGACATCTTCCAGGGCCATAAGACTCACCAGTGTCCACACTGCGAACACAAGAGCACCAACTCCAGCGACCTGAAGCGGCACGTCATCTCGGTGCACACCAAAGACTTCCCGCACAAGTGCGACGTCTGCGAGAAGGGCTTCCACAGGCCCTCCGAACTGAAGAAGCACGCAGAAACGCACAAGGGGAATAAAGTGCACCAGTGCAGGCACTGCGAGTTTAAGACGTCGGACCCGTTCGCGCTCAGCCGCCACATTCTGTCCGTTCACACCAAGGACTTGCCGTTTAAGTGCAAGCGGTGCAAGCGCGGATTCAGGCATCAGAACGAACTGAAGAAGCACATGAAGACGCACAGCGGCCGCAAGGTGTATCAGTGCCAATACTGCGAGTACAACACTACGGACGCTTCGGGATTCAAACGGCACGTCATATCCATCCACACTAAAGACTATCCGCACCGGTGTGACTACTGCAAGAAGGGTTTCAGACGGCCGTCGGAAAAGAACCAACACATACTGCGCCATCACAAAGAAACCCTGCTCTAA
- the zgc:66447 gene encoding SLAIN motif-containing protein-like isoform X3: MVVPDGVSVVQPAVSGDADQVMSSSEPSVSVLELQELVRRLEVQNQALRSRTGRTHRAMDTSPGAEDAGNLTGSSEDVSPLAQASRPEDEDEEGVSGRFGPDLSPDLCESDALGASDAGMDQSGLDEVDELDLDTCAQTEDEDRWLYVSPKKQVVAELGPESPLKWCRKVLDHPSPETEVACRTLIHRLDQSSRWKNVYSSPSQSSEALGSASSSAGYITSTNKTLLTSGSSGAPALSSQSSVDSEVSTSDDSISMGYKLQDLTDVQIMARLQEESLRQDYASTSASRRSSSASLQSLRRGTFSDQELEDEEDECCSLPRRLQRCSPHGSPSPRCLSPSALTESSRTHTTRSLQGPRHNTEGVSSVRKRAEGQSPLYLRAPMKALGSVSSMSALRQQAKGPASAQGGLRRVQSPAPNNRASCSGSRSAAVARQTPGRGSTPASPSSRSRLPQTPRSRSLGMTKPCAPITDEAWRDGCY; this comes from the exons ATGGTGGTCCCTGACGGTGTGAGTGTGGTCCAGCCGGCGGTCAGCGGTGATGCAGACCAGGTGATGTCCAGCTCAGAGCCCAGTGTGAGTGTGCTGGAGCTGCAGGAGCTGGTGCGCCGTCTGGAGGTCCAGAATCAAGCCCTGCGCTCCAGGACCGGCCGAACCCACCGGGCCATGGACACTTCCCCCGGAGCAGAGGATGCTGGGAACCTCACGGGCAGCAGTGAGGACGTGTCTCCGCTGGCCCAGGCGTCCAGGCCGGAGGACGAGGACGAGGAGGGAGTCTCAGGACGCTTCGGGCCGGATCTGTCTCCTGATCTCTGTGAATCAGACGCTCTGGGAGCCAGTGATGCTGGGATGGACCAGTCCGGCCTGGACGAGGTGGATGAGCTCGACTTAGACACCTGCGCTCAGACCGAGGACGAAGACCGCTG GTTGTATGTTTCACCAAAGAAGCAGGTTGTGGCTGAACTGGGGCCTGAATCGCCGCTCAAATGGTGTCGAAAGGTCCTGGATCATCCCAGTCCTGAGACGGAGGTCGCCTGTCGCACGCTCATCCACCGGCTGGACCAAT CGTCCAGATGGAAGAACGTGTACAGCAGCCCGTCTCAGTCCAGTGAGGCTCTCGGCTCAGCGTCCTCGTCTGCTGGGTACATCACATCAACTAACAAAACACTACTAACCTCTGGCAGCTCAG GTGCCCCGGCGCTCAGCTCTCAGTCGTCTGTGGACAGTGAGGTCAGCACCTCGGATGACTCCATCTCTATGGGCTACAAGCTGCAGGACCTGACGGATGTCCAGATAATGGCTCGTCTGCAGGAGGAGA GTCTCCGTCAGGACTACGCCTCGACCTCGGCCTCGCGCCGCAGCTCCTCGGCCTCCCTGCAGTCTCTGCGCCGGGGCACCTTCAGCGATCAGGAGCTGGAGGACGAGGAGGACGAGTGCTGCTCTCTGCCCCGGCGGCTCCAGCGCTGCTCGCCCCACGGCTCGCCCTCGCCCCGCTGCCTGTCGCCCAGCGCACTGACCGAGTCCAGCCGCACACACACCACCCGCTCGCTGCAGGGACCCCGACACAACACTGAGG GTGTGTCATCTGTGAGGAAGCGGGCTGAGGGCCAGTCCCCTCTCTATCTGCGGGCTCCCATGAAAGCCCTGGGCTCCGTCAGCTCCATGTCTGCGCTGCGACAGCAGGCCAAAGGGCCAGCGAGTGCCCAGGGAGGGCTGAGGAGGGTGCAGTCGCCCGCTCCCAACAACAGGGCGTCATGCTCGGGCTCCAGGAGCGCTGCGGTCGCCCGGCAGACACCAGGAAGAGGCTCGACACCCGCTTCCCCTTCGTCCAGAAGCAGACTTCCACAGACGCCCAGGAG CAGATCTCTGGGAATGACCAAACCGTGTGCTCCCATCACTGATGAAGCCTGGAGAGATGGTTGTTACTGA
- the zgc:66447 gene encoding SLAIN motif-containing protein-like isoform X2 gives MVVPDGVSVVQPAVSGDADQVMSSSEPSVSVLELQELVRRLEVQNQALRSRTGRTHRAMDTSPGAEDAGNLTGSSEDVSPLAQASRPEDEDEEGVSGRFGPDLSPDLCESDALGASDAGMDQSGLDEVDELDLDTCAQTEDEDRWLYVSPKKQVVAELGPESPLKWCRKVLDHPSPETEVACRTLIHRLDQSSRWKNVYSSPSQSSEALGSASSSAGYITSTNKTLLTSGSSGAPALSSQSSVDSEVSTSDDSISMGYKLQDLTDVQIMARLQEESLRQDYASTSASRRSSSASLQSLRRGTFSDQELEDEEDECCSLPRRLQRCSPHGSPSPRCLSPSALTESSRTHTTRSLQGPRHNTEEELRHSMPNLTPRSSLRSLEAVRNSRSMEANLQSSGHRTSRLPQTPTGVSSVRKRAEGQSPLYLRAPMKALGSVSSMSALRQQAKGPASAQGGLRRVQSPAPNNRASCSGSRSAAVARQTPGRGSTPASPSSRSRLPQTPRRSLGMTKPCAPITDEAWRDGCY, from the exons ATGGTGGTCCCTGACGGTGTGAGTGTGGTCCAGCCGGCGGTCAGCGGTGATGCAGACCAGGTGATGTCCAGCTCAGAGCCCAGTGTGAGTGTGCTGGAGCTGCAGGAGCTGGTGCGCCGTCTGGAGGTCCAGAATCAAGCCCTGCGCTCCAGGACCGGCCGAACCCACCGGGCCATGGACACTTCCCCCGGAGCAGAGGATGCTGGGAACCTCACGGGCAGCAGTGAGGACGTGTCTCCGCTGGCCCAGGCGTCCAGGCCGGAGGACGAGGACGAGGAGGGAGTCTCAGGACGCTTCGGGCCGGATCTGTCTCCTGATCTCTGTGAATCAGACGCTCTGGGAGCCAGTGATGCTGGGATGGACCAGTCCGGCCTGGACGAGGTGGATGAGCTCGACTTAGACACCTGCGCTCAGACCGAGGACGAAGACCGCTG GTTGTATGTTTCACCAAAGAAGCAGGTTGTGGCTGAACTGGGGCCTGAATCGCCGCTCAAATGGTGTCGAAAGGTCCTGGATCATCCCAGTCCTGAGACGGAGGTCGCCTGTCGCACGCTCATCCACCGGCTGGACCAAT CGTCCAGATGGAAGAACGTGTACAGCAGCCCGTCTCAGTCCAGTGAGGCTCTCGGCTCAGCGTCCTCGTCTGCTGGGTACATCACATCAACTAACAAAACACTACTAACCTCTGGCAGCTCAG GTGCCCCGGCGCTCAGCTCTCAGTCGTCTGTGGACAGTGAGGTCAGCACCTCGGATGACTCCATCTCTATGGGCTACAAGCTGCAGGACCTGACGGATGTCCAGATAATGGCTCGTCTGCAGGAGGAGA GTCTCCGTCAGGACTACGCCTCGACCTCGGCCTCGCGCCGCAGCTCCTCGGCCTCCCTGCAGTCTCTGCGCCGGGGCACCTTCAGCGATCAGGAGCTGGAGGACGAGGAGGACGAGTGCTGCTCTCTGCCCCGGCGGCTCCAGCGCTGCTCGCCCCACGGCTCGCCCTCGCCCCGCTGCCTGTCGCCCAGCGCACTGACCGAGTCCAGCCGCACACACACCACCCGCTCGCTGCAGGGACCCCGACACAACACTGAGG aGGAGCTCAGACACAGCATGCCTAACCTGACCCCGCGCAGCAGTCTGCGGTCTCTGGAGGCCGTCAGAAACAGCCGTAGCATGGAGGCTAACTTACAGAGCTCAGGCCACCGCACGTCCCGCCTGCCCCAGACCCCCACAG GTGTGTCATCTGTGAGGAAGCGGGCTGAGGGCCAGTCCCCTCTCTATCTGCGGGCTCCCATGAAAGCCCTGGGCTCCGTCAGCTCCATGTCTGCGCTGCGACAGCAGGCCAAAGGGCCAGCGAGTGCCCAGGGAGGGCTGAGGAGGGTGCAGTCGCCCGCTCCCAACAACAGGGCGTCATGCTCGGGCTCCAGGAGCGCTGCGGTCGCCCGGCAGACACCAGGAAGAGGCTCGACACCCGCTTCCCCTTCGTCCAGAAGCAGACTTCCACAGACGCCCAGGAG ATCTCTGGGAATGACCAAACCGTGTGCTCCCATCACTGATGAAGCCTGGAGAGATGGTTGTTACTGA
- the zgc:66447 gene encoding SLAIN motif-containing protein-like isoform X1 codes for MVVPDGVSVVQPAVSGDADQVMSSSEPSVSVLELQELVRRLEVQNQALRSRTGRTHRAMDTSPGAEDAGNLTGSSEDVSPLAQASRPEDEDEEGVSGRFGPDLSPDLCESDALGASDAGMDQSGLDEVDELDLDTCAQTEDEDRWLYVSPKKQVVAELGPESPLKWCRKVLDHPSPETEVACRTLIHRLDQSSRWKNVYSSPSQSSEALGSASSSAGYITSTNKTLLTSGSSGAPALSSQSSVDSEVSTSDDSISMGYKLQDLTDVQIMARLQEESLRQDYASTSASRRSSSASLQSLRRGTFSDQELEDEEDECCSLPRRLQRCSPHGSPSPRCLSPSALTESSRTHTTRSLQGPRHNTEEELRHSMPNLTPRSSLRSLEAVRNSRSMEANLQSSGHRTSRLPQTPTGVSSVRKRAEGQSPLYLRAPMKALGSVSSMSALRQQAKGPASAQGGLRRVQSPAPNNRASCSGSRSAAVARQTPGRGSTPASPSSRSRLPQTPRSRSLGMTKPCAPITDEAWRDGCY; via the exons ATGGTGGTCCCTGACGGTGTGAGTGTGGTCCAGCCGGCGGTCAGCGGTGATGCAGACCAGGTGATGTCCAGCTCAGAGCCCAGTGTGAGTGTGCTGGAGCTGCAGGAGCTGGTGCGCCGTCTGGAGGTCCAGAATCAAGCCCTGCGCTCCAGGACCGGCCGAACCCACCGGGCCATGGACACTTCCCCCGGAGCAGAGGATGCTGGGAACCTCACGGGCAGCAGTGAGGACGTGTCTCCGCTGGCCCAGGCGTCCAGGCCGGAGGACGAGGACGAGGAGGGAGTCTCAGGACGCTTCGGGCCGGATCTGTCTCCTGATCTCTGTGAATCAGACGCTCTGGGAGCCAGTGATGCTGGGATGGACCAGTCCGGCCTGGACGAGGTGGATGAGCTCGACTTAGACACCTGCGCTCAGACCGAGGACGAAGACCGCTG GTTGTATGTTTCACCAAAGAAGCAGGTTGTGGCTGAACTGGGGCCTGAATCGCCGCTCAAATGGTGTCGAAAGGTCCTGGATCATCCCAGTCCTGAGACGGAGGTCGCCTGTCGCACGCTCATCCACCGGCTGGACCAAT CGTCCAGATGGAAGAACGTGTACAGCAGCCCGTCTCAGTCCAGTGAGGCTCTCGGCTCAGCGTCCTCGTCTGCTGGGTACATCACATCAACTAACAAAACACTACTAACCTCTGGCAGCTCAG GTGCCCCGGCGCTCAGCTCTCAGTCGTCTGTGGACAGTGAGGTCAGCACCTCGGATGACTCCATCTCTATGGGCTACAAGCTGCAGGACCTGACGGATGTCCAGATAATGGCTCGTCTGCAGGAGGAGA GTCTCCGTCAGGACTACGCCTCGACCTCGGCCTCGCGCCGCAGCTCCTCGGCCTCCCTGCAGTCTCTGCGCCGGGGCACCTTCAGCGATCAGGAGCTGGAGGACGAGGAGGACGAGTGCTGCTCTCTGCCCCGGCGGCTCCAGCGCTGCTCGCCCCACGGCTCGCCCTCGCCCCGCTGCCTGTCGCCCAGCGCACTGACCGAGTCCAGCCGCACACACACCACCCGCTCGCTGCAGGGACCCCGACACAACACTGAGG aGGAGCTCAGACACAGCATGCCTAACCTGACCCCGCGCAGCAGTCTGCGGTCTCTGGAGGCCGTCAGAAACAGCCGTAGCATGGAGGCTAACTTACAGAGCTCAGGCCACCGCACGTCCCGCCTGCCCCAGACCCCCACAG GTGTGTCATCTGTGAGGAAGCGGGCTGAGGGCCAGTCCCCTCTCTATCTGCGGGCTCCCATGAAAGCCCTGGGCTCCGTCAGCTCCATGTCTGCGCTGCGACAGCAGGCCAAAGGGCCAGCGAGTGCCCAGGGAGGGCTGAGGAGGGTGCAGTCGCCCGCTCCCAACAACAGGGCGTCATGCTCGGGCTCCAGGAGCGCTGCGGTCGCCCGGCAGACACCAGGAAGAGGCTCGACACCCGCTTCCCCTTCGTCCAGAAGCAGACTTCCACAGACGCCCAGGAG CAGATCTCTGGGAATGACCAAACCGTGTGCTCCCATCACTGATGAAGCCTGGAGAGATGGTTGTTACTGA
- the zgc:66447 gene encoding SLAIN motif-containing protein-like isoform X4: MVVPDGVSVVQPAVSGDADQVMSSSEPSVSVLELQELVRRLEVQNQALRSRTGRTHRAMDTSPGAEDAGNLTGSSEDVSPLAQASRPEDEDEEGVSGRFGPDLSPDLCESDALGASDAGMDQSGLDEVDELDLDTCAQTEDEDRWLYVSPKKQVVAELGPESPLKWCRKVLDHPSPETEVACRTLIHRLDQSSRWKNVYSSPSQSSEALGSASSSAGYITSTNKTLLTSGSSGAPALSSQSSVDSEVSTSDDSISMGYKLQDLTDVQIMARLQEESLRQDYASTSASRRSSSASLQSLRRGTFSDQELEDEEDECCSLPRRLQRCSPHGSPSPRCLSPSALTESSRTHTTRSLQGPRHNTEEELRHSMPNLTPRSSLRSLEAVRNSRSMEANLQSSGHRTSRLPQTPTGVYLHLSSPDPHRCVICEEAG, from the exons ATGGTGGTCCCTGACGGTGTGAGTGTGGTCCAGCCGGCGGTCAGCGGTGATGCAGACCAGGTGATGTCCAGCTCAGAGCCCAGTGTGAGTGTGCTGGAGCTGCAGGAGCTGGTGCGCCGTCTGGAGGTCCAGAATCAAGCCCTGCGCTCCAGGACCGGCCGAACCCACCGGGCCATGGACACTTCCCCCGGAGCAGAGGATGCTGGGAACCTCACGGGCAGCAGTGAGGACGTGTCTCCGCTGGCCCAGGCGTCCAGGCCGGAGGACGAGGACGAGGAGGGAGTCTCAGGACGCTTCGGGCCGGATCTGTCTCCTGATCTCTGTGAATCAGACGCTCTGGGAGCCAGTGATGCTGGGATGGACCAGTCCGGCCTGGACGAGGTGGATGAGCTCGACTTAGACACCTGCGCTCAGACCGAGGACGAAGACCGCTG GTTGTATGTTTCACCAAAGAAGCAGGTTGTGGCTGAACTGGGGCCTGAATCGCCGCTCAAATGGTGTCGAAAGGTCCTGGATCATCCCAGTCCTGAGACGGAGGTCGCCTGTCGCACGCTCATCCACCGGCTGGACCAAT CGTCCAGATGGAAGAACGTGTACAGCAGCCCGTCTCAGTCCAGTGAGGCTCTCGGCTCAGCGTCCTCGTCTGCTGGGTACATCACATCAACTAACAAAACACTACTAACCTCTGGCAGCTCAG GTGCCCCGGCGCTCAGCTCTCAGTCGTCTGTGGACAGTGAGGTCAGCACCTCGGATGACTCCATCTCTATGGGCTACAAGCTGCAGGACCTGACGGATGTCCAGATAATGGCTCGTCTGCAGGAGGAGA GTCTCCGTCAGGACTACGCCTCGACCTCGGCCTCGCGCCGCAGCTCCTCGGCCTCCCTGCAGTCTCTGCGCCGGGGCACCTTCAGCGATCAGGAGCTGGAGGACGAGGAGGACGAGTGCTGCTCTCTGCCCCGGCGGCTCCAGCGCTGCTCGCCCCACGGCTCGCCCTCGCCCCGCTGCCTGTCGCCCAGCGCACTGACCGAGTCCAGCCGCACACACACCACCCGCTCGCTGCAGGGACCCCGACACAACACTGAGG aGGAGCTCAGACACAGCATGCCTAACCTGACCCCGCGCAGCAGTCTGCGGTCTCTGGAGGCCGTCAGAAACAGCCGTAGCATGGAGGCTAACTTACAGAGCTCAGGCCACCGCACGTCCCGCCTGCCCCAGACCCCCACAGGTGTGTACCTCCACCTCTCTTCTCCAGACCCCCACAG GTGTGTCATCTGTGAGGAAGCGGGCTGA
- the LOC127970999 gene encoding thymosin beta-a has protein sequence MSDNPVKEEVKQFDKKCLKKTNTAEKNSLPTKEDIEQEKKAAGEAK, from the exons ATGAGTGATAACCCAGTGAAAGAAGAAGTGAAGCAGTTCGACAAGAAATGCCTGAAGAAGACCAACACGGCGGAGAAGAACAGTCTGCCCACTAAAGAAG ATATCGAGCAGGAGAAGAAGGCTGCAGGGGAGGCCAAGTGA